The proteins below come from a single Eucalyptus grandis isolate ANBG69807.140 chromosome 3, ASM1654582v1, whole genome shotgun sequence genomic window:
- the LOC104439168 gene encoding uncharacterized protein LOC104439168 has product MATSLFPSGTLAVKAAASSSRERNPGPAGRPTASSSSSSNNSSWLAPIFGFSADPGYIDSAGGGKVAYPRKAGLEESGSSLSAAGRPRPDPIRFTAEKARLLRLMTSDAASLHDAMYHSAIASRLASDFGNPTDL; this is encoded by the coding sequence ATGGCCACCAGCCTCTTTCCCTCCGGAACCCTCGCCGTCAAGGCagccgcctcctcctcccgcGAGCGCAACCCGGGCCCCGCCGGCCGGCCaaccgcctcctcctcctcctcctccaacaaCAGCAGCTGGTTGGCCCCGATCTTCGGCTTCTCCGCCGACCCGGGCTACATTGACTccgccggcggcggcaaggTCGCCTACCCCAGGAAGGCCGGCTTGGAGGAGTCGGGCTCGAGCCTGTCCGCGGCGGGGAGGCCCCGCCCCGACCCGATCCGGTTCACGGCGGAGAAGGCGCGGCTCCTCAGGCTCATGACCTCCGACGCGGCCTCCCTCCACGACGCCATGTACCACTCCGCGATCGCCTCCCGCCTCGCTTCCGACTTCGGGAACCCGACCGATCTGTAA